The region ACTTCACCGGTCCCAGCGCCGCCCGCGTGATCGACAATGGAGACTGGCTCACGTCCATCTCCTTCGTCGACTTCCTGCGCGACGTCGGCAAGCACTTCACCATCAACTACATGACGGCGAAGGAGTCGGTGAAGCGGCGGCTGGAGCAGGAGGAGGGCCTTTCGTACACCGAGTTCAGCTACATGCTGCTGCAGTCGTACGATTACCTGGTGCTGAACGAGCGCGAGGGATGCCTGCTGCAGTTGGGCGGCAGCGACCAGTGGGGGAACATCACCGCGGGAATCGAGCTGATCCGCCGTGTGCGTGGCGTTCGGGCGCACGGGATGGTGATGCCGCTGGTGACCACGTCGGCCGGCGTGAAGTTCGGCAAAACCGAGGCGGGCACCATCTGGCTGGACGCGAGCCTCACCTCGCCCTACCGCTTCTACCAGTTCTGGCTGAACACCGACGACCAGGACGTCGAGAAGTACCTGAAGTACTTCACCCTGCTGCCAGTGGAGGAGATCGACGCCGCGGTGCAGGCGCACACGGCCGAGCCGCACCGCCGAACCGCGCAGCGCCTGCTCGCGGCGGAGGTGACGCGCACGGTGCACGGCGCGGACGAGCTGGCCCGGGCCGAGCGGGCCTCGGCGCTGCTGTTCGGCGGCGGCAGCGTGCAGGGGCTGAGCGCGGCCGAGATCGGCGAGGTGCTGAACGAGGTGCCCTCGAGCGACGCGCCCGCGGGCCTCGCCGACGGCGTGCTCCTGTCGGACATGGTGATGCAGGCCGGCTTCGCCTCTTCGCGCGCGGAGG is a window of Longimicrobium sp. DNA encoding:
- the tyrS gene encoding tyrosine--tRNA ligase, coding for MPAANLYEELKSRGLLFDATEGARAATESEKLTAYIGFDPTAASLHVGSLLPVMALVHLQRHGHTPIAIVGGGTGMIGDPSGKTAERKLQTREQVAENMAGLRGQLERFLDFTGPSAARVIDNGDWLTSISFVDFLRDVGKHFTINYMTAKESVKRRLEQEEGLSYTEFSYMLLQSYDYLVLNEREGCLLQLGGSDQWGNITAGIELIRRVRGVRAHGMVMPLVTTSAGVKFGKTEAGTIWLDASLTSPYRFYQFWLNTDDQDVEKYLKYFTLLPVEEIDAAVQAHTAEPHRRTAQRLLAAEVTRTVHGADELARAERASALLFGGGSVQGLSAAEIGEVLNEVPSSDAPAGLADGVLLSDMVMQAGFASSRAEARRLIAGGGLYLNDTARAADDRVTREDAIEGQVIVLRKGKRSYHVIRCNPA